A region from the Vicia villosa cultivar HV-30 ecotype Madison, WI linkage group LG3, Vvil1.0, whole genome shotgun sequence genome encodes:
- the LOC131656322 gene encoding probable small nuclear ribonucleoprotein G, whose translation MIVGTFRGFDQLMNLVVDNTVEVNGNEKNEIGMVVIRGNSVVTGEALEPVIRSI comes from the exons ATGATTGTTGGTACCTTCCGGGGCTTTGACCAGCTTATGAATTTGGTTGTTGACAATACTGTGGAGGTGAATGGCAATGAGAAAAATGAGATAGGGATGGTG GTAATCAGAGGAAATAGTGTGGTAACTGGAGAGGCACTTGAACCAGTAATCAGGAGCATCTAA